The DNA window TCACGCCTGTAGCCACCAGCAGCACATAAATATTTCTGCGCTTcctggattaaaaaaagaataactcTGGAAAAGAAAGGAGCAGAGAAAGGTCTACATTTAACAACGGAAAAAACCAACTGTAATTACAAACGCCgctgtttctgtacgtttctgGAGAAGTGATGAGATCAGACCATCCAGAACCCAATTCCCTCAGGTTCTGTGGACCATGTGTAGAAACGTGAcgtatcatcatcatcatcatcatcatcaccttcaTCCTAGACCTCCAACTGATGTACAGCACTGGGCAAAAACCCCATTTATCAAATACTCATTTATTGCTGGTTGCAGAATTTCCTTCGTTTCATTAAAACACTGACACGATTAAGCAAATTCCTTCGGTATGAATAAAAATTTCTTTTCTGATGTGAGGAAAGCTCTTCCTCAGCATCTCCGACGTTCGAGATATTCCGATGATTAAAAACTGGAAAGAAAGGAGCTGAGGGGCGTTCAAGTCACGTCAGATCCACGGTTCATGGTCTCCTCTGAGTGCTGAGCTGAAGAgccacttcacttcatttaacTACTTGATCCCACAACCTTGtcagcccccccccacccaccgctAATATTTGAAGAGCATGACTCCAACAATGGCTGTGGTGTGGGGGTCTTAATGAAGGCCCACCGCCACGGGACCAAACAAACAGGAGGCTTCCAGAATGGAGGAGACTTTCAGGTCCTCCAGGGGAAGATCTGGGCTAGCAGCCGGTCAGCACGAGCATggccagcagcgccagcacccgGCTGGACGAGTGCAgggagctggagaaggaaaaGGTCTCCATGGAATCGGCCTCCATGAACTCCCTCTCGGCCTTGGAGTCCTCGTCTTCGTCCTCGTAGAAGTCCTCTCCCTCTGGATGGTCCACGTCTCCCATGCTGCAGAGCCTGCTCATGTTCTCCTTCACCACCTCACAGAAGGGTCTCTCCACCCCGTCGCACACGCACTGGTTGAGCAGGACGCCGCTGGGGATGAAGAGCATCTGCTGGATGGTGCTCCTGCACCTGGACGAGCACTTCCTGCCGTTGAAGAGCTGTCCGCAGTAGGACAGGTAGGCGGTGAGGGACGCGTGGCAGCCGGGCTCCTCCTCGCAGCGCTGGCGCGCCTCGGTGCAGCCAATGTCGCCGTCGCTGTCGCCGGCCTGGTGGGTGCGCGGCAGGCACGGCTCGATGGCGCGCTTGGCGCGGCGACACTCGGCGTCGCGGCCGCAGTCGCAGGTCTCCAGGTCCGGCCCGTGGACCGTCTGGTTGAGGCGCACCAGCGCGGAGATGCAGTGGCTGGGACACTGGCGCCCGGTCCCCCGGATGGTCCCGTCGCAGGCGGACAGGTACTGGCTGTAGGCGAGGTCGCACTCCCGCTCCCCGTGACACCGGAGCAGCGCCTGCCAGCAGACCAGCTGCGCGTCCCCGGCcgccagcagcagcggcagggCGCACAGGAGCCAGGAGCCCATCCTGCTCACAAACGCTCCATCGCGGGGACTTCCGTCAAATCGCGCACACGTCCCGCTCCCGCGACGCGTCTTTGTCCGGCGCGCCGCCCCCCCCCGCACCGTCAGCAGAGaggggtcccccccccccgatccCGATCCCGATCCCGTGTACAGGATACGTTGCCAAAAGCTTCAAGAGTTTATGAAAGTCTGCGAGCTGTGTGGTCCTGGAGAgtcaaaaatgtacaatatgacaaaatatcatactttccaacaaagttacaatgtaacaaaatatcatactttccaacagagttacactataacacaaatatcatactttccaacagttACACTATAACACAtatatcatactttccaacagagttacaatgtaacaaatatcatactttccaacagagttacactataacacaaatatcatactttccaacagagttacaatgtaacaaatatcatactttccaacagttACACTATAACACAtatatcatactttccaacagagttacaatgtaacaaatatcatactttccaacagagttacactataacacaaatatcatactttccaacagagttacaatgtaacaaatatcatactttccaacagttACACTATAACACAtatatcatactttccaacagagttacaatgtaacaaatatcatactttccaacagagttacactataacacaaatatcatactttccaacagagttacaatgtaacaaatatcatactttccaacagagttacactaaaatacaaatatcatactttccaacagagttacaatgtaacaaaatatcatactttccaacagagttacactaaaatacaaatatcatactttccaacagagttacaatgtaacacaaatatcatactttccaacagagttacactataacacaaatatcatactttccaacagagttacaatgtaacaaaatatcatactttccaacagagttacactgaaatacaaatatcatactttccaacagagttacactaaaatacaaatatcatactttccaacagagttacaatgtaacaaaatatcatactttccaacagagttacactaaaatacaaatatcatactttccaacagagttacaatgtaacaaatatcatactttccaacagagttacactaaaatacaaatatcatactttccaacagagttacaatgtaaacacaaatatcatactttccaacagagttacactataacacaaatatcatactttccaacagagttacaatgtaacaaaatatcatactttccaacagagttacactaaaatacaaatatcatactttccaacagagttacaatgtaacacaaatatcatactttccaacagagttacactaaaatacaaatatcatactttccaacagagttacaatgtaacacaaatatcatactttccaacagttACACTATAacacaaatatcatactttccaacagttACAATGTAACAGAAATATCATACTGTCCAATAGAGTTACACTAAAacacaaatatcatactttccaacagagttaTATTTAAGGTGCAAAAAGCACAAATCTGCTGTTCTTTAGTGCTAAAGCTTGCAGCAGAGGCTGCGTAAAACCTCCTCTGGTGACGTGTATGTGCCCTGCTCTGAATAACTTTGCCCTCTGGCTAATACGCGTTTTTTTAAAGTCCCGATAGAAGGGGGAGAATGGAGGAGAATGGTATTTTCTGGCCCGTTTCACCCCCTTTGTGTTAGATTGGCCATGCAGTAGGCCTGTGTCTTTCTGTCCTGAAGATTGTTCACGCCCTGCGGCCTGTCAATAGAGAGAGGTTTCAGCATCAATCTATTTTACTGCTGCAGCCTTTCACAACACACTCCAGAAGCAGCAATAGTCCCGTCTTCTGTGGCATTGAAATGGAAAACACCCTGATCTGGGGGGTTGTGGAAGAGACACAGCGACTAAACAGGGGATCCAACCTGCCCATGTCCACTCTGCACTGGGACAGATGGACAACTTCACTCAACTACTTATACCAGatccagaaaatgaaataaaaaaaatgataacagCAGTCAGTCCTTCATCAAACCAGTGCAAtctaatctttaaaaaaaatccattgatATTAGATTCCCGAATTCAGTTTTGAATGAATAAATCTCACATTATATGCATTTGAACTTTTTGGTAGCATGGTGGTTGGCCGTGTGACCTCAGGGTTGTGACTTTGAATCCGTCTCCGGCTTTGTGTTTATATGCTCTCCCTGTGCCGCTGCGTgtctcctccaggttctccggtttcctcccaggTGAAAGCAGCTagcaacacacttgcctatgaagcagaagtccctggttcaaacctcacttactaacattgtgtccctgtccctgtctctactgATTGTAGAGCCTCTGATAattgctgtagatgtaaatccAAAGACAGGTCACCTTAAATATTCCGTCggtgtgagtgaatgttgtgtgtgtgtgtgtgtgtgtgtgtgtgtgtgtgtgtgtgatggcgaCTCTGGGCAACAGGACTGAGGTAGATGGTTTATACTCCagacagcgccatctagtgacCTAGCAGAGTTACCTGTCTACTTTTTCTTTATTCTGCTGAGAACCCCATTCATCCAGTGTAGGAACGTACAGCGTAAACAGACCTTTAAGATCTATATGAGCTCATCTCGCTGAAACGTGGTTGTCCTGGAACCTATCAAATGTCCAGGATCAGCTGCGCTACCTGGGCTCCTGACGGAGCGGAGCATGCGCAGTAGCAGCCACGCCGAGCGGGGTCAGgtcgccacctgctggaggaACACGGACTGACCACGAACCACGAGGACATCATAAAAATAAGTTTAttacagtaaaaagaaaaaagaggtCTGCAAATACACAGAATTCTATACAGCGCTGAAGTCTGTGGGAAGGTTGGTGCACAAAATCCAACATGTATCCAGTGCATATTTTATATGATTAAATGTGGcatcagacagacaaaaaaaaaccatatgCAGGTATTGCTTGAATGGGCTGATATTGCTTTCTTCATTTGTTCCTGGGTTCAGACCTGGAGAACGTACGACTAAATACCTTCACATTATTGCAAGAAGGACCTGGTGTGGTTGCACCACTGGAGAGGGGAGGACGAGAAGAACAGAGAAAGGCGACGTGAAGCGTTACACACCAGCCAGAACGTACGGAGATGGCGAGGAGAACGACACCAGACCCCCAGCACAACACGGCACCATGGACTACGATGTCGCGGCAGGTACAGCGAGTGATCACACCTACACCCCGACACAACTTTATTACACAACCACATTTAACAGGccgacggagagagagagagggggagagagcgagagagagatttcGATCTCTGATGCTGAACTGCTGCAGAAATCCCTTGGCAGGGGCtgaatttctgtttttctgcaaaCTGTATCACACACTGAAGTTCAcatcatgagagagagagaaagacgaagagagagagagagagagagacacaccacacacaacacacacacacacttcacatgaGCGAGCATTTCTCTGCCGAGCTTTTCAGGTCCTCCAGCGTGGCCTGGGCTTTGTCCTTCAGCTGGTCCATGTCCACATTCTGGATGCTGGACAGCTGGCCCAGCACCGAGCTCTTGTGCGCCTCCTCCTGGTTGTCCTCAGCAATCATCTTGGCCAGTTCTGTGGGCAGCTCCACATCATCTCCGGCCTGCTGGACTTGAGTCTCGTCCAGCTCGTTCTGTGGGGCCAGCAGGAGTTTTATAAgatcataaaaacataattagctCCGGTTAAGGCTATTTATTGAGATCCTGATGCAGTAAAGCAGGCGAACCTTTGGAAGTCGGTACTTATCCCGAAAGTGCATTCTGACTGTAGCTCGCTCCGCCTTCTTCTGTGCAAAATTGGCTTCTCGTTCCCTCCTAGAAGCCATAAAAGACTGGAgtcaccacacacagacacactaatATTAACTTGCATGGTATTTGCATGGTCTTGAATCATTTCAATGATCTAATTTCTGACAAAATAAAGGCCCTCTGAAGGCTGCAACAGAGCGACGACAGCCTCACACTGCGAGAAGCGTGACCCAGATCGAGCGAGACTTCTTCTCCGGCGGAGGTGCTCCAGCGGGCTGATTGGACGCCTAAAGCGCAACTCCGGTATGCAAATAAATCAGAGCGCCGATAAACAGCGCAGGGCAAATTTGCACACGGCAGCCGAGGGCGAGgccagtgagagagagagagggagtgagagaggagaggtgtgtgtgtgtgagggcagtACAGCACCGGGCCCTGGGGCCAGaggtgtatgtctgtgtgcgtgtgtgtgtgtgtgtgtgtgtgtgtgtgtgtgtgcgtatgcatGTGAGTGCATGTAAGTGTGAGTGACAGAGCGGGAGATCTGGCATCGCCGCGGCCCCAGATGCAGCGAGGCTGCCGGTCCAACGCGCAGGGGAGCGACGCGGGGTCACGGCCTGGGCCGAAAGAAAACCGGATGCTCAGCGACCCCGGCAGCTGAGCAGGGACCGCCTCATACACATTTATATCCCATTTCTCACAGATCCACCAATCTcagattattttattgcataaaTACATGTCTTGCTGGCCAAACGGTTGTCCTAAACCAGCTTTTCATCTGTGATTTTGCGCAGATTCCTCCACTAGAGGGCAGGCAGGAGACAGTGACGGTCGGACGAGGATCGTGTACAGACCTCATTACATCAACGAAAAACGGTGTGACGGATTTAAATTAAAAGCAGAAGGCAGAATGACTGCACGGCTCTGGCCACGTTGTTGGGGTGCTGATGTCGTGAACCCCCTGGATCCACCTCTGGCCACGTCGGTGGGGTGCCTGATGTCGTGTGACCCCTGGATCCACCTCTGGCCACGTCGGTGGGGTGCCTGATGTCGTGACCCCTGGATCCACCTCTGGCCACGTCGGTGGGGTGCCTGATGTCGTGACCCCTGGATTCCACCTCTGGCCACGTCGGTGGGGTGCCTGATGTCGTGACCCCTGGATCCACCTCTGGCCACGTTGTTGGGGTGCCTGAACTGGGTGACCTCTGTGTGGTCATGTTGTCATGAGATATAAAGGTTTGCAGAGACCAAACGTAGGATTTAACACACGATGTGCAAACATGTCCCCTAATGTGTGGCCCTGCCCTGGACGGCTGTCAGGGCGTGTTTGTCCACTCAAATCCTAATATCGAACACCCGTGTGGGCAAACACATAAATGGCAGTATTTAAATGTGGAATCCACAGAGAAAATGTTGGTTTGGTTTCAGTTGGTTTCCTTACATTTAaggccgttatccagagcgacgtacaatgtGCTTTTATAGGACCCACGACCTTATGATCTATTAAAGCGAAGGTCGGTCAATAATGTCTTTTGGCTGAACTTGTACCAGACGCACAGAAGATCCAAATTCACCGCAGGCATCAGGCTCACAGTTCAATCGAAGAAGGGTGACCAGGGGTCATCCTGCCCTTTCACCAGCAGAAGAAATATGAATGTTATCCATATGCAGCCTGTATAAATCCACAGCAGAGACCCTGGCCGCTTTACTCACAGAAATATTCACAATCTACAGTTTTCAAAatagtaggaaaaaaaaaaacgaatattAACCCGAAAAGCTGTATAAATTATTCTATAACGGTTGTATTAGAGGAAAAATCGGTGCGCTGCGCTTGTGGAGAGCCACGGACCCCACAGATCCGACAGACCCCATGAATCCCACGGACCCCCGAGTCGTATTTTTCCTGTTTCTGGAGGCAGTTTTGACTGTATAAATTATTCTATAACGGCCGCatttagaggaaaaaaaagcggTTGCGCTGCGCCTTGTGGAGAGCCACGGACCCACCGATCCGACAAATCCGACAGACCCCACGGACCCGAGTCGTAATTTTTCCGTTTCTGGCGGCAGTTTTTGACTCTAAATGCACTGTTCTATAATTATTTATAGAGGAAAAAACGGTGCGCTGCGCTGTGGAGAGCCACGGACCCCACAGATCCGACAGACCCCACGGACCCCGAGTCGTATTTTTCCGCTTCTGGAGGCAGTTTTGACTATAATAATTCTGTGACGGTTTGCATTTGGAGGTAAAAAAAACGGTGCGCTGCGCTTTGGAGAGCCACGGACCCCCACGAATTCCACGGACCCCGAGTCGTATTTTTTCCGCTTCTGGAGGCAGTTTTGACTGTATAAATAATTCTGTGACGGTGCATTTGGAGGAAAAAGCGGTGCGCTGCGCTCTGGAGAGCCACGGACCCCACAGATCCGACAGACCCCACGAATGCCACGGACCCCGAGTCGTATTTTTCCGCTTCTGGAGGCAGTTTTGACTGTATAATAATTCTGTGACGGTGCATTTGGAGGAAAAAGCGGTGCGCTGCGCTCTGGAGAGCCTCGGACCCCACGGACCCCACGCCGCCGGGCGCTtacttctcctcctccagctgctgctgctggtacTCCTCGAACTCCTCCTGGGTCATTCCCTTTGGCGGCCGCCTCCGTCTTCTCGCCCTCGGGCTTCTCCTCTCCCAGCCCGCCCGTCAGGTTCTTCAGCTGCCCGCCACCACGTGTTTCACCATGAACGCCATTTCTCGGAGCGGAGGATCCGGCGGAGGCTTCAGAAGAGCAGCCGAACGCGCCCGAGTCCACAAGTTTTGCTGGACGCTCCCGTCAATCCCGTCCGTCCtcagcctccctccctccctccctccctccgcccaATCCCAGTCACGTGACTCGCCGTGGAGCCCTGGCTGGAAGTGTCCCGACATAAAAGTCCCGatataatcatcatcatcatcatcatcatcatcatcatcatttcagGACAGGTGAGGTGACGCTGGGTGGCACATGGCAGGGGACTGGGAATATGTCAGCAGTGCCAGCGTCATTGTAGGTGTCTGTGGGTAGAAGGTGGGACATGTCGGTCGAGGAACAGCAGAAAACAAGGAAGCCTGTCAAATGGAAGAAGATAAGGAGCAGAGTCGGATCGGCGTGGCCGGCGTGGCCGGGGACTTGCAAATCCCTTTGCACTTCCAAAGTCCTCCCAGTCTCCAGAAAATCGATTCCCAACTTTGTGAATGCGGGCGAGGAGGAAGGACTGCACCCCGCCAGCAGTGTCCTTTGTTCCAATCGGAGATGCTCCATCTCGTCCTCAGATCGCGTATCTATTCTCGGCCGAGTCGTTCACACATGGCACCAAAGCGCCTAATAAGCGTCCCTTCTGACagacgcccggacaggccccgCGTGACACCTACACCGCGAGGAACTGTACTCGAGCGCGGCGCCCTGCTAGAAGGCTGCAATTAACCTCCACATTTACACCACTTCCCACGTCTCAGGGGCGGAGACGGCCTGACCCCACACCCTCATTCGAAATGCCGCTACAGCGCGGGTGGCAGGTTCCCAGTTTACTGGGTGGAACAGAGGAGTGACTGTCCactgcgaaacactgcagcgcagcacacgccGCACACAACGAAACGAGTTCTCTGCTTTCAACCGTCACCCTCGCAtgagcagtggcacctcggtcaggattcgaaccggcaacctttgattacggggccgcttcctaccCGCCAGGCCCCCACTGAAACGTGCTAAACCAGAAAATAGGACCACGAGCTAGCTGGAGTTGGGGGTTAGCTGCGTAATATTACTGCCAGAGGTCATTGAGGATCTTCAGCTAGATCCAGGGACGAAGACATCATCTTTGCGAGTCACTTTTGGACGGTGGAACGTACGGAAGTCATGTTACGATCAAGTCGGGGGGATCCAGACCGGGACCATTCAGAAGAAGAATTCGGGGAACAACTGCCGGTGTAATTAGATTATTAGCGTGTTTATTTCTCCCCGGGGGAGAAGGTGGTTTAATATGAATCACAGCCGTCAATAAAAAGTATGCGTTATTAATTAGAAGCGGGACCGATTTAATATCGAACGCTCAGGGACATTTTAGGAAACTGCAGATGGGAGTTCAATTTTCAcatcaaaatacacatttacacacgcGCACAACCTCCTTATATAACCCCCACGCATGGGTGCACACCCCGCACAGAGAGGCGCGGGCAGCGTGCGCCTGACTGCGGACACATCTGTCCCTCCCACAGCGTGGCCCTGCTTTCTGCGTTTGTGTGTCCACAAGCCGCTGTGGGGCCGGGGTCCCGCGGCTCCGATCTGTCCCCACGCCGCCCCTCTGAACCACGGGCCGAGGCTTCGTCTCCAGCTTCTCGCATGCGGCCGATGCGGGGGGACCTTCTCGGGGTTGCGGGGACAATCCACAATGTAACGGGGACGAGTGGAGCGGAAGACGGTGGTAGTagctagtgggtaagacactcgcctgtgaaccaggttcaaatcccacttactaccattgtgtccctgagcaggacacttaaccctgagtgtctccagggggggggactgtccctgtcactactgattgtaagtcgctctggataaggacgtctggtaaatgccgtaaatgtaagacgGAGTAAAGAAAAAGCGTTACCTGCGAGGTTGGAGCACGAGGTGCGTTACGTAATTCAGAGGGACGGACGGTCCGTACCGGCTCGGCGGCCCTGGGAGAAAGCCGCGCAGCACAATGACTTAGTGCCGGCCGCCGGCTAAATGGGATGCGATAGCCGGAAAATTCTCTTTCCACCGACTTCTCGCAAACAATTCGGCAGCGAGAGAGgcgggagggacggagggacggagggagggggCCGAGGGTGGTGCTGGAGCCAGGAAGCTGGAAAGTCCAGGAGATATAATGCACGGGTGGGAGTCTATGGAGATGAACCGGGGTCATCTGACCCTCTGTCCTCTTCACCTCCTCGGAGCGAATCGCTCCGGCCCCCGACTCCCCCGACTTACGTAAAGCGCCTCGGCGATCGGGGACAAGCAGAGCATGACTCCACGTCTGGAGCCGGCGCGGACGGCAGTAACCCCGCCAGGCTTCCGGGGCGACCCGGCACGTCTTCGCCTCAGCGTGTATAAAAAATGCTAAGCCCTGACGAGAGCCCGTCTCCACAGCGTGGGGTGTTTGGAGGATTTTAACGAACACCAGCCTGATACCAAGTACCACGTGCTTGACGAAATGTGGAGGGATTTAACCGTTagcatttcagtttttcacaatgtgatggggcggcggtggcctagcggttaaggaagcggcgccgtactcagaaggctgccggttcgtgtcccgatccgccaaggtcccactgaagcaaagcaccgtcaccacacactgctccccgggcgccctgtcatggctgcccactgctcactcagggtgttgggttttaaatgcagaggacacatttcactgtgtgcactctgtgctgtgctgttgtgtatcacaagtgacaatcacttcccttttctTCTAACCACGCTCGTGTGGTGAGCATGTGGCCTTTGACGGGGTTAAGGACGGCCGGGAGGGTGAAATGGAGGACCAACGGGCCGTTCCACGGACCTCCTGCATCACCAGAGTGACTAATCCGGCGCCTTTATACGAGCACCAGCGTGGAGACGCATCTTCAAATGAAGTCAGGGGCCATCAAACCCCTACGTTCAAGTGACAAGCTGCCCGGAGGTGTTAGCGTTGCAGCGCTCGGGAACACTGTGTTTTGCGCCACCGGTCACTGGCTGCCACACCACATGACCAGTCCACACGGGGGACACGACACACTCGTCGGTACGTCACCAGGAAACGAAGATGACGCGAGGTGAAGAGATGCGTATGGTACCATGCACGTCAGCGGCCATGTGAACATAAAGCGGACGGGACGTCTATGAGCAGCGTGCCTAGTCACGTTAATAAAACATCTGCTACGTCCTCCATTTGCCAGAGGGACACAAACTGGACCCCCCACAATTCATTGCTGCCAACTGGAACCCCTGGGGTCGAGTTCTGACACCACAGTTGCTGTTTGGTGTTTAAGGGAAGGACAGCCATCAAAACCAATCTGGTCACGGGCTCTTTGCAGGACATCTCTGGACTCAGCCGCATGTCCCAACACTCGCGATCTCCAGACCTGGACACCGTCACCACCGGTCTTGCCCTTTTTTAAACGTAAATGACACGCCATCCTCATTCACACATCTCTCTAGAATGGCTCCATGGAAGGTcgttttatccagagcgcccttaaaatcagtagatttcattagagggacagtccccctggagacactcacggttaagGGTCTTGCCATTGCAGTGTGTAGCATCCTTGAAAAGAGGAGGACAATGGCGTGGTCCTTAGCCTGGGTTGGGGGATGATGCACGCTGGAAATTCAGCATCCTTCCCGCACCTGAACACGAGCAAAACCAAATGTCCGCCCACCAGCGTGACGGGGACCCGGCCAGATTTGTCCCAAAGCTGCCACGGCGGATCAGGTCTCCTCCACTCACGGCCGAGGCCGGGAGGGTCTGGATGGCACATCCGTCAAACGCCCGCGTGCCGTCACTCTGCTCCGCGCACGCATGATTGATGCCAGTCCCGGTGACGGACTCCCGATTGCGCAACCTTCAGGAACACCGGCGCAGCCAGCGAGTGGCGCGCCATGTGGCGCACTTGACCTCGCCTACACAGAGGAGTCTCCATTTTTCTTCTGCACGGAACCAGCATGGCACCCACATCCATTTCAGCCAAGGTCTCGGGTCTCGACCTGATCGTAAACATGACTTCCGCACGTTCCACCGTCCAAAGCCACTCGCAAAGATGATGTCTTCGTCCCTGGATCTCAGAGTGGCTCAGCATGACTCTAATTGTCCCAGCCGGGCAACCTGCTGCAGGGCACCGTCGTAATTAGCCCCGATTGACATTAAAAGACAGCCGGCCGAGGAGGTGTTATCTGGTAACGTCTTGAGACATCTTGGTGGTGCTAACAAAGCGGCGCGTCATAGCGCagaagggaggaagagagaagctAAAAAAAGTGAGGGGTTGAGGAGTCGGAACGTGTGAGTTCAGGCCGAGACCGCGAGCTAATGGACACGCACGCGCGGTGGCGGCCACCAAGACGCCGGCTTCCTAACGGAGATAACAGAGTAAAAGCGGTGAAGGGAACGGGCGATTGCGCCATTGTGTCCGCTGATGGTAATGAGTAGTTGCGCCGGAGGATAATGATCAGCCTGGGACGGCACGCCAGTGACGGGAAGAGCCGGTCAGATGTTATAAAACCGCAAAGACGGCGCTTTTTCCGGGGGGGCCCCGTCGTGTTACGTGGCCCTGCATGCCAGTTGCCAGAGCGCATCACGCTAATTGCCGCGACTGCGCTTCTGGTGGCTGCAGCGTCACGGTGCAGGGTCCCGGTTACAGGCCGACGCCAACACCGTGTGGTGAATTCAGACACCCGTCCCCCCAGCTTTTGAGGAGGACTAGGTCAAAGCCGACAGTCCC is part of the Denticeps clupeoides unplaced genomic scaffold, fDenClu1.1, whole genome shotgun sequence genome and encodes:
- the LOC114783726 gene encoding growth arrest-specific protein 1-like, whose amino-acid sequence is MGSWLLCALPLLLAAGDAQLVCWQALLRCHGERECDLAYSQYLSACDGTIRGTGRQCPSHCISALVRLNQTVHGPDLETCDCGRDAECRRAKRAIEPCLPRTHQAGDSDGDIGCTEARQRCEEEPGCHASLTAYLSYCGQLFNGRKCSSRCRSTIQQMLFIPSGVLLNQCVCDGVERPFCEVVKENMSRLCSMGDVDHPEGEDFYEDEDEDSKAEREFMEADSMETFSFSSSLHSSSRVLALLAMLVLTGC